The sequence below is a genomic window from Deinococcus terrestris.
CCCTCAAGGCAGAAGGGCAAGGCTTTCGGCCTTCTGCCCTACCGCCGCTCGCGGTACCACCGAATCAGCGCATTCGTGCTGGAGTCGTGCCGCAGCTCCGGCTCCGAATCGGCTGTCAGCTCCGGCACGATCTGCCCGGCAAGCACCTTACCGAGTTCCACGCCCCACTGGTCAAAGGAGTTCACGTTCCAGACCACGCCCTGCACGAAGACCTTGTGCTCGTAGAGGGCGATCAGGGCGCCTAGCAGACGGGGGGTGAGGCGCTCGGCCAGCAGGGTGTTCGTGGGGCGGTTGCCCTCGAAGACGCGGTGGGGAGCTAGTTCCTCCGGCACGCCCCCGGCCAGCACTTCCTCCCGCGTCTTGCCGAAGGCGAGCGCCTCGGTCTGGGCGAACACGTTGGCCGTCAGCAGATCGTGGTGGCTCGGCCCCTGCGCGGTGGGCAGGGGGTTGAGGCTCTGCGCGAAAGCGAGAAAGTCGCAGGGAATCAGCGTCGTGCCCTGGTGAATCAGTTGGTAAAAGGCGTGCTGCCCATTCGTTCCCGGCTGTCCCCACACGACGGGGCCGGTGTCGTAGTCCACGTCTTGCCCGCTCAGCGTGACGTGCTTGCCGTTGCTCTCCATGTCAAGTTGCTGGAGGTAGGCGGGGAAATACGCGAGGTACTGGTCGTAGGGCAGCACCGCGTGCGTCTGTGCCCCGAAGAAGTTGCGGTACCACACGCCCAGCAGCCCCAGCAGCACCGGGAGGTTGTCCTCCAGCGGCGCCGTCCGGAAGTGCTCGTCCATGTCGTGAAAGCCCGCCAGCAACTCGCGGAACTGCCCCGGCCCCACCGCGATCATCAGGGAGAGGCCGATCGCGCTGTCCAGACTGTAGCGCCCGCCCACCCAGTCCCAGAAGCCGAACATGTTGGCGGGGTCGATGCCGAACCCCTGCACGGCGTCCGCGTTGGTTGAGACGGCGACGAAGTGGCGGGCGACCGCGCCCTCGTCCCCCAGCCCCTCAATCAGCCACGCCCGCGCACTCGCCGCGTTCGCCATCGTCTCCTGGGTGGTGAAGGTCTTGGACGACACGATAAACAGCGTCTCGGCGGGGTCGAGGTCACGCGTCTTCTCCACGAGGTCGGTGCCGTCCACGTTGGAGACGAAGCGCAGGGTGAGGTCCCGGTCGGCGTAGTGCTTCAGTGCCTCGTAAGCCATGACTGGGCCGAGGTCCGAGCCGCCGATGCCGATATTGACGACATTGCGGATGGGCTGGCCCGTCGCGCCCCGCCACTCGCCGGAGCGCACTGCCTCCGCAAAAGTCGCCATGCGGTCCAGCACCTCGTGGACGCCGGGGACCACGTTCTCGCCGTCTACCAGCACCACCGCGTCCTGTGGT
It includes:
- the pgi gene encoding glucose-6-phosphate isomerase, with the translated sequence MSDPAPRPAPSRTQLPAWQALAAHHAEVAGLHLRDLFAPDPQRGERLTAQGAGLRLDYSKNRVTDETLDLLLDLAREVGVEQRRDAMFAGERINVTEGRAVLHTALRAPQDAVVLVDGENVVPGVHEVLDRMATFAEAVRSGEWRGATGQPIRNVVNIGIGGSDLGPVMAYEALKHYADRDLTLRFVSNVDGTDLVEKTRDLDPAETLFIVSSKTFTTQETMANAASARAWLIEGLGDEGAVARHFVAVSTNADAVQGFGIDPANMFGFWDWVGGRYSLDSAIGLSLMIAVGPGQFRELLAGFHDMDEHFRTAPLEDNLPVLLGLLGVWYRNFFGAQTHAVLPYDQYLAYFPAYLQQLDMESNGKHVTLSGQDVDYDTGPVVWGQPGTNGQHAFYQLIHQGTTLIPCDFLAFAQSLNPLPTAQGPSHHDLLTANVFAQTEALAFGKTREEVLAGGVPEELAPHRVFEGNRPTNTLLAERLTPRLLGALIALYEHKVFVQGVVWNVNSFDQWGVELGKVLAGQIVPELTADSEPELRHDSSTNALIRWYRERR